One segment of Streptomyces sp. YIM 121038 DNA contains the following:
- a CDS encoding phytase, whose product MTAAPAAEARAALPGIIPRAETPALYDDEAGGNADADDPAIWRNPADPARSLVIATAKEGGLRVYDLDAREVQSVPAPAAPGPGDAPGRFNNVDLVHGLGLPSGRADVAVVSDRGSDRLRIYRVDRDRPGGPLTDVTDPAAPRVFSASQAEANEQRTAYGLATWTDHATGRSYAVVSRRERTALALLELTAAPGGKVGYRTVRTLSLPASFRLPDGSSWSPCAEPGEGPQVEGMVVDPANGTLFAGQEDVGIWRLRADLTGTPRLQEKVREYGVPGTYDERTEECVAGADPGYGGKRLAADVEGLTLLTERDGDGHLLASSQGDDTFAAFDREASGRHAYEGGFRVTAGPGGRDGSEECDGAAVLNAPLGRAYPRGLLVVQDGQATPEDGGRDATGFKFVDLRDVRDALDS is encoded by the coding sequence CTGACCGCGGCGCCCGCCGCGGAAGCCCGCGCCGCGCTGCCCGGGATCATCCCGCGCGCCGAGACCCCCGCCCTGTACGACGACGAGGCGGGCGGCAACGCCGACGCCGACGACCCGGCCATCTGGCGCAACCCGGCCGACCCGGCGCGCAGCCTCGTGATCGCCACCGCCAAGGAGGGCGGCCTGCGGGTCTACGACCTGGACGCCCGCGAGGTGCAGTCGGTCCCCGCGCCCGCCGCGCCGGGCCCCGGCGACGCGCCCGGCCGCTTCAACAACGTCGACCTGGTGCACGGGCTCGGCCTCCCGTCGGGCCGTGCCGACGTCGCGGTGGTCAGTGACCGCGGCAGCGACCGGCTGCGGATCTACCGCGTCGACCGCGACCGCCCCGGCGGTCCGCTCACCGACGTCACCGACCCGGCCGCGCCCCGCGTGTTCTCCGCGTCCCAGGCCGAGGCCAACGAACAGCGCACCGCGTACGGCCTCGCGACCTGGACCGACCACGCCACGGGCCGCTCGTACGCCGTGGTCAGCCGGCGCGAGCGCACCGCCCTCGCGCTGCTCGAACTGACCGCGGCGCCGGGCGGCAAGGTGGGCTACCGCACGGTCCGCACCCTCTCGCTGCCCGCCTCCTTCCGGCTGCCGGACGGCTCGTCCTGGTCCCCGTGCGCCGAGCCGGGCGAGGGGCCGCAGGTCGAGGGCATGGTGGTCGACCCCGCGAACGGCACCCTCTTCGCGGGCCAGGAGGACGTCGGCATCTGGCGGCTGCGCGCCGATCTGACCGGCACGCCCCGGCTCCAGGAGAAGGTGCGCGAGTACGGCGTCCCCGGCACGTACGACGAGCGGACCGAGGAGTGCGTGGCGGGGGCCGACCCCGGCTACGGCGGCAAGCGCCTCGCGGCGGACGTCGAGGGCCTCACCCTGCTCACCGAGCGGGACGGCGACGGCCATCTGCTGGCGTCGAGCCAGGGCGACGACACCTTCGCCGCCTTCGACCGCGAGGCGTCCGGCCGCCACGCGTACGAGGGCGGCTTCCGGGTGACGGCGGGGCCCGGCGGCCGCGACGGCTCCGAGGAGTGCGACGGGGCGGCCGTGCTCAACGCGCCGCTGGGCCGCGCGTACCCCCGCGGCCTGCTGGTCGTCCAGGACGGCCAGGCCACCCCCGAGGACGGCGGGCGCGACGCCACCGGTTTCAAGTTCGTCGACCTCCGCGACGTCCGGGACGCGCTCGACTCCTGA
- a CDS encoding HAD family acid phosphatase, producing the protein MGRRGVRQRIGTAAVVVAVGLGATATTAASAHAAPSAPVGAVAARTADVDYATWQRDVRAVVDRALPYVKQRTADAAGQKLAVVFDIDNTTLETDFHPWWQLPTPAVKPSLELAGYAASRGVSVFFVTARPGIIKSVTQANLTTRGYPVNGLYVRALPDLFDEVSAYKTRSRADIEAKGYTIIANVGNRESDLVGGHAERTFKLPDYDGKLS; encoded by the coding sequence ATGGGACGACGCGGTGTGCGTCAGCGGATCGGTACGGCAGCGGTGGTCGTGGCGGTGGGCCTGGGGGCGACGGCGACGACCGCCGCCTCGGCGCACGCGGCGCCGAGCGCTCCCGTCGGAGCGGTGGCGGCCCGGACGGCCGACGTCGACTACGCGACCTGGCAGCGGGACGTGCGCGCCGTCGTCGACCGGGCCCTGCCGTATGTGAAGCAGCGCACCGCGGACGCCGCGGGGCAGAAGCTCGCGGTCGTCTTCGACATCGACAACACCACCCTGGAGACGGACTTCCACCCCTGGTGGCAGCTGCCCACCCCGGCCGTGAAGCCGTCCCTCGAACTCGCCGGCTACGCCGCGTCGCGCGGTGTCTCCGTGTTCTTCGTGACCGCGCGGCCCGGCATCATCAAGAGCGTCACCCAGGCCAACCTGACGACGCGGGGCTACCCCGTCAACGGCCTCTACGTGCGCGCGCTGCCCGACCTCTTCGACGAGGTCAGCGCCTACAAGACGCGCAGCCGCGCCGACATCGAGGCCAAGGGCTACACGATCATCGCGAACGTCGGCAACCGCGAGTCCGACCTGGTGGGCGGCCACGCGGAGCGGACGTTCAAGCTCCCCGACTACGACGGGAAGCTGTCCTGA
- a CDS encoding isoprenylcysteine carboxylmethyltransferase family protein: protein MRKSAAAMGSSVFMALAPGTVAVLVPWWLTRWQAGHWWLPVRVLGGVALAAGAVVLVHAFARFVTEGLGTPAPVAPTEHLVVGGLYRHVRNPMYAAVVTTIAGQGLLLARPVLLGYALVAAAVMGAFARWYEEPALLRAHGAEYERYRGAVPGWLPRPRPWRG, encoded by the coding sequence ATGCGCAAGTCCGCTGCGGCGATGGGCAGTTCGGTGTTCATGGCGCTCGCCCCGGGCACGGTGGCCGTCCTCGTGCCGTGGTGGCTGACGCGCTGGCAGGCCGGTCACTGGTGGCTGCCGGTGCGGGTGCTCGGCGGGGTCGCGCTCGCGGCCGGGGCGGTAGTGCTCGTCCACGCCTTCGCGCGGTTCGTGACCGAGGGCCTCGGCACCCCGGCACCGGTCGCACCGACCGAGCACCTGGTCGTGGGCGGCCTGTACCGGCACGTGCGCAACCCCATGTACGCCGCGGTGGTGACCACCATCGCCGGGCAGGGCCTGCTGCTCGCCCGGCCGGTCCTGCTGGGCTACGCGCTGGTCGCGGCCGCGGTCATGGGCGCCTTCGCCCGCTGGTACGAGGAGCCCGCGCTGCTGCGCGCCCACGGCGCGGAGTACGAGCGCTACCGCGGGGCCGTCCCCGGCTGGCTCCCCCGCCCCCGGCCCTGGCGCGGCTGA
- a CDS encoding lactonase family protein: MGDRQVRRAYVGSFTAAGGPGVVSAAVDPDSGALTVLAATDAVPDPSYLALAPGADTLYAVSETSDGALAAFRVPGGGSAGSGGSGEPGDRPELLARPVPVQGDAPTHLTLHDGHLIAANYGSGSLTAVPVHADGSLAPAPAAVLRHEGSGPHPQRQQAPHAHQVLADPSGRWVVSVDLGTDSVRVCALGGDGRLTLHREIALRPGSGPRHLAFHPRGERAYVLNELAPTLTVCAWDAADGNLKPLGETPVLTGAPDGDAYPSAIVVAPDGRFLWTATRGEDVLSVFALDPRGDTARLTATVPCDGHWPRDLALDPSGRFLYAANERSGDVTWFTVDPATGLPRRAGAVAVPAASCVVFG, translated from the coding sequence GTGGGCGACAGGCAGGTACGGCGGGCGTACGTCGGGTCCTTCACGGCGGCGGGCGGGCCCGGTGTCGTCAGTGCGGCGGTCGACCCCGACAGCGGGGCGCTGACCGTGCTCGCGGCCACGGACGCGGTGCCCGACCCCTCCTACCTCGCTCTCGCGCCCGGCGCGGACACCCTGTACGCGGTGAGCGAGACCTCCGACGGCGCCCTCGCCGCCTTCCGTGTCCCCGGTGGCGGATCGGCCGGATCCGGCGGCTCGGGGGAGCCCGGGGACCGCCCCGAACTGCTCGCCAGGCCCGTGCCCGTGCAGGGTGACGCGCCCACGCACCTCACGCTGCACGACGGCCACCTCATCGCCGCCAACTACGGTTCCGGCAGTCTCACCGCCGTCCCCGTCCACGCCGACGGAAGCCTCGCCCCCGCCCCGGCGGCCGTCCTGCGCCACGAGGGCTCGGGGCCCCATCCGCAGCGCCAGCAGGCCCCGCACGCCCACCAGGTCCTCGCCGACCCGAGCGGCCGCTGGGTGGTGAGCGTCGACCTCGGCACCGACTCCGTGCGCGTGTGCGCCCTGGGCGGCGACGGGCGGCTCACCCTGCACCGGGAGATCGCGCTCCGGCCCGGCTCAGGACCGCGCCACCTGGCCTTCCACCCGCGCGGCGAGCGCGCGTACGTCCTCAACGAACTCGCGCCGACCCTCACCGTCTGCGCCTGGGACGCCGCCGACGGCAACCTGAAGCCGCTGGGCGAGACGCCGGTCCTCACCGGGGCGCCGGACGGCGATGCCTACCCCTCCGCGATCGTCGTCGCGCCCGACGGCCGCTTCCTGTGGACGGCCACGCGCGGTGAGGACGTCCTGTCCGTCTTCGCCCTCGACCCGCGGGGTGACACCGCGCGGCTCACCGCCACCGTCCCGTGCGACGGCCACTGGCCCCGCGACCTGGCCCTCGACCCCTCCGGGCGCTTCCTGTACGCGGCCAACGAGCGCTCCGGCGACGTCACCTGGTTCACCGTCGACCCGGCCACCGGGCTGCCGCGGCGCGCGGGCGCGGTGGCCGTTCCCGCGGCCTCCTGCGTGGTCTTCGGCTGA
- a CDS encoding ABC transporter ATP-binding protein — protein sequence MAHDTSTPRSTAEPLLRIEDLCVDIEARDRTVHALDGVSLDLAPGESLGIVGESGCGKTMTALSVLGLLPPGGRITGGRVLFAGRDLAAAPAPVLQDVRGNTIGMIFQDPLTSLNPTMTIGAQVAEPLLLHRPGTGRKEAWTRAEEMLRLVGMPQPAERMKAYPHQLSGGMRQRVAIAMALVCEPRLLIADEPTTALDVTTQAQILELVDDLRRTLGMAMILVTHDLGVIASRVDRVAVMYAGKVAEQSDVRGLFARPRHRYTEALFAALPERAAGSGTELHTIPGLPPSLTTRPRGCRFAPRCAFATDLCHTRAPEPVDDELQGPEHRFACFHPVPHDEEAPAAELLAPAPAVAAEPGGALLELDALTKDFPLPGGPFARRRGTVSAVGGVCLTVRRGETYGVVGESGCGKTTLGRIVAGLEEPTAGTVRFDGRDLAALSRAERRAHRRRVQLMFQDSTAAMDPRMRVGEILREPLVIQRVGGRADQEELVGALLDAVGLPRGAVHRYPHEFSGGQRQRLGLARALTLSPDLVVADEPVSALDVSVQAQILNLMRDLQRERGLTYLFISHDLAVIRHLADTVGVMYLGKLVESGPAERVYAHPLHPYTSGLLDTVNVPDPQAATAARSPLTGETPSAAQPPSGCRFRTRCPLAQDVCATVEPPVTTPNGAGHQVACHFPLTAPRLASTV from the coding sequence ATGGCTCACGACACCTCCACGCCTCGGTCCACGGCCGAGCCGCTGCTGCGCATCGAGGACCTGTGCGTCGACATCGAGGCGCGCGACCGCACCGTGCACGCCCTCGACGGCGTCTCGCTCGATCTCGCGCCCGGCGAATCCCTCGGCATCGTCGGGGAGTCGGGCTGCGGGAAGACCATGACCGCGCTGAGCGTCCTCGGGCTGCTGCCGCCCGGCGGCCGCATCACCGGCGGCCGCGTCCTGTTCGCGGGCCGGGACCTGGCCGCCGCGCCCGCGCCGGTGCTCCAGGACGTACGCGGCAACACCATCGGGATGATCTTCCAGGACCCGCTGACCTCGCTCAACCCCACGATGACGATCGGCGCGCAGGTCGCCGAGCCGCTGCTCCTGCACCGCCCCGGCACCGGCCGCAAGGAGGCGTGGACGCGCGCCGAGGAGATGCTGCGCCTCGTCGGCATGCCCCAGCCTGCCGAGCGCATGAAGGCCTATCCCCACCAGCTGTCCGGCGGCATGCGCCAGCGCGTGGCGATCGCCATGGCCCTGGTGTGCGAGCCCAGACTGCTGATCGCCGACGAGCCGACGACGGCGCTCGACGTGACCACGCAGGCCCAGATCCTGGAGCTGGTGGACGACCTGCGCCGCACGCTCGGCATGGCGATGATCCTCGTCACCCACGACCTGGGCGTCATCGCGAGCCGCGTGGACCGCGTCGCGGTGATGTACGCGGGCAAGGTCGCCGAACAGTCCGACGTACGGGGCCTGTTCGCGCGCCCGCGCCACCGCTACACCGAGGCGCTGTTCGCCGCCCTGCCCGAGCGCGCCGCGGGCAGCGGCACGGAACTGCACACCATCCCCGGCCTGCCACCGAGCCTGACGACCCGGCCGCGGGGCTGCCGGTTCGCGCCGCGCTGCGCCTTCGCGACGGACCTGTGCCACACGCGCGCACCGGAGCCGGTGGACGACGAACTCCAGGGTCCCGAGCACCGGTTCGCCTGCTTCCACCCCGTACCGCACGACGAGGAGGCACCCGCCGCGGAACTGCTCGCTCCTGCCCCGGCGGTGGCCGCGGAGCCGGGCGGCGCCCTGCTCGAACTCGACGCGCTCACCAAGGACTTCCCCCTTCCCGGCGGCCCGTTCGCCCGGCGCCGGGGCACGGTCAGCGCGGTCGGCGGCGTCTGTCTGACCGTCCGCAGGGGCGAGACGTACGGCGTGGTCGGCGAGTCCGGGTGCGGCAAGACGACGCTCGGCCGGATCGTCGCGGGCCTGGAGGAGCCGACGGCGGGCACGGTCCGCTTCGACGGCCGGGACCTCGCCGCCCTGTCCCGCGCCGAGCGGCGCGCGCACCGGCGCCGCGTCCAGCTGATGTTCCAGGACTCCACGGCCGCGATGGACCCGCGCATGCGCGTCGGCGAGATCCTGCGCGAGCCGCTCGTCATCCAGCGCGTCGGCGGCCGCGCCGACCAGGAGGAGCTGGTGGGCGCGCTCCTCGACGCGGTCGGCCTGCCGCGCGGCGCCGTGCACCGCTACCCGCACGAGTTCTCCGGCGGCCAGCGCCAGCGCCTCGGCCTGGCCCGCGCGCTCACCCTCTCCCCCGACCTGGTCGTCGCCGACGAGCCGGTCTCGGCCCTCGACGTCTCCGTGCAGGCGCAGATCCTCAACCTGATGCGGGACCTACAGCGCGAGCGCGGCCTGACGTACCTGTTCATCTCCCACGACCTGGCGGTGATCCGCCACCTCGCCGACACCGTCGGCGTCATGTACCTGGGCAAGCTGGTGGAGTCGGGACCCGCGGAGCGCGTGTACGCGCACCCCCTGCACCCCTACACGAGCGGCCTGCTCGACACGGTGAACGTCCCCGACCCGCAGGCCGCCACGGCCGCGCGCTCCCCGCTGACCGGCGAGACCCCGTCGGCGGCGCAGCCCCCGTCCGGCTGCCGCTTCCGCACCCGCTGCCCGCTCGCCCAGGACGTGTGCGCCACCGTGGAACCACCGGTCACCACGCCGAACGGCGCGGGCCATCAGGTCGCCTGTCACTTCCCTCTTACCGCTCCTCGGCTAGCGTCGACCGTATGA
- the mmuM gene encoding homocysteine S-methyltransferase yields MNEAVSTGAGAGGGPTSLAAALARGPLVLDGGLSNQLAAAGHELSDDLWSARLLAERPDAVRAAHRAYYEAGADVVITASYQATFEGFARHGIDAVSTAELLRLSVTLAREAAARTGARRPLWVAASAGPYGAMLADGSEYRGGYGLSVADLERFHRPRLEVLSGAAPDVLALETVPDTDEARALLRAARGLGVPAWLSYSVVGTRTRAGQPLAEAFALAADADEVLAVGVNCCDPRDADAAVSLAARVTGKPVVVYPNSGETWDARTRSWRGPSRFTAAQVSRWREAGARLIGGCCRVGPEAIAEVAGKLRGTGGRAGA; encoded by the coding sequence ATGAACGAGGCAGTGAGTACGGGGGCGGGTGCGGGAGGCGGACCGACGAGCCTGGCGGCGGCCCTCGCGCGCGGCCCGCTGGTGCTCGACGGCGGCCTGTCCAACCAGCTGGCCGCCGCCGGGCACGAGCTGTCCGACGACCTGTGGTCGGCGCGGCTGCTCGCCGAGCGTCCGGACGCGGTGCGGGCGGCGCACCGCGCGTACTACGAGGCGGGCGCCGACGTCGTGATCACGGCGAGCTACCAGGCCACCTTCGAGGGCTTCGCGCGGCACGGCATCGACGCCGTCAGCACGGCCGAGCTGCTCCGCCTGAGCGTGACGCTGGCCCGCGAGGCCGCGGCCCGCACCGGCGCGCGCCGCCCGCTGTGGGTCGCCGCGTCGGCGGGGCCCTACGGGGCGATGCTCGCCGACGGCTCGGAGTACCGCGGCGGCTACGGCCTGAGCGTGGCCGACCTGGAGCGCTTCCACCGGCCCCGCCTGGAGGTGCTCTCCGGCGCCGCGCCGGACGTCCTGGCCCTGGAGACGGTCCCGGACACCGACGAGGCCCGCGCGCTGCTCCGCGCGGCCCGCGGCCTCGGCGTGCCCGCCTGGCTCTCGTACAGCGTCGTCGGCACCCGCACGCGCGCGGGCCAGCCCCTGGCCGAGGCCTTCGCCCTGGCCGCGGACGCCGACGAGGTCCTGGCCGTGGGCGTCAACTGCTGCGACCCGCGCGACGCGGACGCGGCCGTGTCCCTGGCCGCCCGCGTCACCGGCAAACCGGTGGTGGTCTACCCCAACTCCGGCGAGACCTGGGACGCCCGCACCCGCTCCTGGCGGGGCCCGTCCCGCTTCACCGCCGCCCAGGTGTCGCGGTGGCGGGAGGCGGGGGCGCGGCTGATCGGCGGCTGCTGCCGGGTGGGCCCGGAGGCGATCGCGGAGGTGGCCGGGAAGCTGCGCGGAACCGGCGGCCGAGCCGGCGCCTGA
- a CDS encoding uracil-DNA glycosylase produces the protein MAPRPLHEIVEAGWAKALEPVAEQIASMGDFLRAEIGAGRTYLPSGANVLRAFQQPFDEVRVLIVGQDPYPTPGHAVGLSFSVAPDVRPLPGSLINIYRELNTDLGLPQPSNGDLTPWTQQGVLLLNRALTTAPRKPGAHRGKGWEDVTEQAIRALAARGRPLVSILWGRDARNLRPLLGQLPSVESSHPSPMSADRGFFGSRPFSRANDLLVRQGAQPVDWRLP, from the coding sequence GTGGCACCACGACCCTTGCATGAAATCGTCGAAGCCGGCTGGGCGAAGGCCCTGGAGCCGGTGGCCGAACAGATCGCCTCCATGGGTGACTTCCTCCGCGCCGAGATCGGCGCGGGACGCACCTATCTGCCCTCCGGGGCGAACGTGCTGCGCGCCTTCCAGCAGCCGTTCGACGAGGTGCGTGTCCTGATCGTCGGCCAGGATCCCTATCCCACCCCCGGGCACGCGGTGGGGCTGTCGTTCTCGGTGGCGCCTGATGTCAGACCGCTGCCCGGCAGTCTGATCAACATCTACCGGGAGCTGAACACCGACCTGGGGCTGCCCCAGCCGTCCAACGGTGATCTGACGCCGTGGACCCAGCAGGGCGTGCTGCTGCTCAACAGGGCCCTCACGACGGCTCCGCGCAAGCCGGGTGCGCACCGCGGCAAGGGCTGGGAGGACGTCACCGAGCAGGCCATCCGGGCCCTCGCGGCGCGTGGCCGTCCGCTGGTGTCGATCCTGTGGGGGCGGGACGCGCGCAATCTGCGGCCGCTGCTCGGCCAGTTGCCCTCGGTGGAGTCCTCGCACCCGTCGCCGATGTCGGCGGACCGGGGCTTCTTCGGCTCGCGGCCGTTCAGCCGGGCCAACGACCTGCTGGTGCGGCAGGGCGCGCAGCCGGTGGACTGGCGGCTGCCGTGA
- a CDS encoding BadF/BadG/BcrA/BcrD ATPase family protein: MTVVLGVDSGGSGLRAALGVADGARRPAPRSSKEPVRTGPRGIDAAHLIAQLEPMARELLAEAGDGARPAAVAVGAAGMASLGDELRDRLPAALAELFGVRRVALAADAVTAYAGALGQRPGAVVAAGTGLIATGTDLTAWRRADGWGHLLGDCGGGAWIGRAGLEAALRSFDGRRGGSAALRACAEARFGAPLSGLPGLLYPRPDRPAVLASFAPDVGRCAAEGDPVAVGVLRAAAGHIADAAAAACPASGDCEVALTGGLLKLGDTLLVPLEAELTTRLPHARRVPAAGDPLDGAVRIAADLARDTLKLPHDPQLLRVTTLP, from the coding sequence GTGACGGTCGTCCTCGGTGTGGACTCGGGCGGCTCCGGCCTGCGCGCGGCGCTCGGCGTCGCGGACGGGGCCCGCCGCCCGGCACCGAGGAGTTCCAAGGAGCCGGTACGGACGGGGCCGCGCGGCATCGACGCCGCGCACCTCATCGCCCAACTGGAGCCGATGGCCCGGGAGTTGCTCGCCGAGGCGGGCGACGGGGCGCGGCCGGCAGCCGTCGCGGTGGGCGCGGCCGGAATGGCGTCGCTCGGCGACGAGCTGCGCGACCGGCTGCCGGCCGCGCTCGCGGAGCTGTTCGGGGTGCGCCGGGTGGCGCTCGCCGCGGACGCCGTCACCGCGTACGCGGGTGCGCTGGGCCAGCGGCCCGGCGCGGTCGTCGCCGCGGGCACCGGCCTCATCGCGACGGGCACGGACCTGACGGCCTGGCGGCGCGCGGACGGCTGGGGCCATCTGCTCGGCGACTGCGGCGGCGGGGCATGGATCGGGCGGGCGGGCCTGGAGGCGGCCCTGCGGTCCTTCGACGGGCGGCGCGGCGGTTCGGCCGCGCTGCGGGCGTGCGCCGAGGCGCGGTTCGGCGCACCCCTCTCCGGGCTGCCGGGGCTGTTGTATCCGCGGCCGGACCGGCCCGCGGTGCTCGCCTCGTTCGCCCCCGACGTGGGCCGGTGCGCGGCGGAGGGAGATCCCGTGGCCGTCGGTGTGCTGCGCGCGGCGGCCGGGCACATCGCCGACGCCGCGGCCGCGGCGTGCCCGGCCTCCGGGGACTGCGAAGTCGCCCTCACGGGCGGCCTGCTGAAGCTCGGCGACACCCTCCTGGTCCCTCTGGAGGCGGAACTGACGACGCGTCTTCCGCACGCCCGACGCGTCCCCGCCGCGGGCGACCCCCTCGACGGCGCCGTCCGCATCGCCGCCGACCTCGCCCGTGACACCCTCAAGCTGCCGCACGATCCTCAGCTGTTGCGGGTGACGACGCTTCCGTGA
- a CDS encoding ABC transporter permease, with the protein MTTTTAPVPAPGTAPGNEEAALATPSLARRTLRVFTGNKLALTGVVLLALLLAFSYLGPLLYDTEQTHTDLSRANLSPGTDGHLLGTTDLGYDMVGRLMVAGQTSLEIGLAAGLLATLFGTVYGAVSGYFGGWVDAALMRITDAALAIPAMFLLVVVAAIITPSKGVLVLVIAAVAWLSPARLVRGEALSLRDREYVQAMRMMGGGGARAVFKHIVPNAIGTVIVNCTFQIADAILYVSYLAFLGLSIPPPSADWGSMLSAGITYTQNGYWWLIFPPGIAIVLVVAAFNFIGDGLRDAFDVRLRK; encoded by the coding sequence ATGACCACCACGACGGCCCCCGTCCCGGCTCCCGGGACCGCTCCGGGCAACGAGGAGGCCGCGCTCGCGACGCCCTCGCTCGCCCGCCGCACCCTGCGCGTCTTCACCGGCAACAAGCTCGCCCTGACGGGTGTGGTCCTGCTTGCCCTGCTCCTCGCGTTCAGCTACCTCGGCCCGCTCCTGTACGACACCGAGCAGACCCACACCGACCTGTCACGGGCCAACCTCTCCCCCGGCACCGACGGACACCTGCTCGGCACCACCGACCTGGGCTACGACATGGTGGGCCGGCTGATGGTGGCCGGGCAGACCTCGCTGGAGATCGGCCTGGCGGCGGGGCTCCTCGCGACGCTCTTCGGGACCGTGTACGGCGCGGTGTCCGGCTACTTCGGCGGCTGGGTGGACGCCGCCCTGATGCGGATCACGGACGCGGCGCTCGCCATCCCCGCGATGTTCCTGCTCGTCGTGGTCGCCGCGATCATCACGCCGAGCAAGGGCGTGCTCGTCCTCGTCATCGCCGCCGTCGCCTGGCTGTCCCCGGCCCGTCTGGTGCGCGGCGAGGCGCTGTCGCTGCGTGACCGGGAGTACGTCCAGGCCATGCGGATGATGGGCGGCGGGGGCGCGCGGGCGGTCTTCAAGCACATCGTGCCGAACGCGATCGGCACCGTCATCGTCAACTGCACGTTCCAGATCGCCGACGCCATCCTCTACGTCAGCTATCTGGCGTTCCTCGGTCTGAGCATCCCGCCGCCGTCGGCCGACTGGGGCTCGATGCTGTCCGCCGGGATCACGTACACGCAGAACGGCTACTGGTGGCTGATCTTCCCGCCGGGCATCGCGATCGTGCTGGTCGTCGCCGCGTTCAACTTCATCGGTGACGGACTGCGGGACGCCTTCGACGTACGGCTGCGGAAGTAG
- a CDS encoding exo-alpha-sialidase, which yields MADVLLTIGTRKGLFIARRSAGAWRFDEAPYFNAQAIYSIAIDTRTATPRLLVGGDSSHWGPSVFHSDDLGRTWTEPSRPAVKFPQDTGASLERVWQLHPAEAEPDVVYAGTEPAALYRSEDRGESFSLVRPLWEHPTRSQWQPGGGGEGLHTILTDARDKDAVTVAVSAAGVFRTRDGGASWDPANSGVSAVFLPDPHPQFGQCVHKVTKDAVDPDRLYLQNHWGVYRSDDAGTHWTDIGEGLPSDFGFATVAHPHRADTAYVFPITADADRVPADHRCRVYRTQDAGKSWEPLSEGLPRGDHYGTVLRDALCTDGADPAGLYFGNRNGEVYASADDGDTWQELITHLPDVLCVRAAVLA from the coding sequence ATGGCTGACGTCCTGCTCACCATCGGCACCCGCAAAGGCCTCTTCATCGCCCGCCGGTCCGCCGGCGCGTGGCGGTTCGACGAGGCGCCGTACTTCAACGCCCAGGCGATCTATTCGATCGCCATCGACACCCGCACCGCCACGCCCCGCCTCCTGGTGGGCGGCGACAGCTCCCACTGGGGCCCGTCGGTGTTCCACTCCGACGACCTGGGCCGCACCTGGACCGAACCGTCGCGGCCCGCGGTGAAGTTCCCGCAGGACACCGGCGCCTCCCTGGAGCGGGTGTGGCAGCTGCACCCCGCCGAGGCGGAGCCCGACGTGGTGTACGCGGGCACGGAGCCCGCCGCGCTGTACCGCTCGGAGGACCGCGGCGAGAGCTTCTCCCTGGTCCGCCCGCTGTGGGAGCATCCGACGCGCTCGCAGTGGCAGCCGGGGGGCGGCGGCGAGGGCCTGCACACCATCCTGACGGACGCCCGTGACAAGGACGCGGTGACGGTCGCGGTGTCGGCGGCGGGCGTCTTCCGCACCCGGGACGGCGGCGCGAGCTGGGATCCGGCGAACTCGGGCGTCTCCGCGGTGTTCCTGCCGGACCCGCACCCGCAGTTCGGCCAGTGCGTCCACAAGGTGACGAAGGACGCCGTCGACCCCGACCGGCTCTATCTGCAGAACCACTGGGGGGTGTACCGCAGCGATGACGCGGGCACCCACTGGACCGACATCGGCGAGGGCCTGCCGTCGGACTTCGGCTTCGCGACGGTCGCGCACCCGCACCGCGCCGACACCGCGTACGTCTTCCCGATCACCGCCGACGCGGACCGCGTCCCGGCGGACCACCGCTGTCGCGTCTACCGCACCCAGGACGCGGGCAAGAGCTGGGAGCCGCTGAGCGAGGGCCTGCCCCGCGGCGACCACTACGGCACGGTGCTGCGCGACGCCCTGTGCACCGACGGCGCGGACCCGGCGGGCCTGTACTTCGGCAACCGCAACGGCGAGGTGTACGCGTCGGCGGACGACGGCGACACCTGGCAGGAGCTCATCACCCACCTCCCGGACGTGCTCTGTGTGCGCGCCGCCGTGCTCGCGTGA